A genomic stretch from Kribbella amoyensis includes:
- a CDS encoding lytic transglycosylase domain-containing protein produces MAKGRRRAAGSGWRQVAPLVPLALFASAFTVSATDDPAVATAALEQTGGNTPVVVPKQQIKDPANIPVPGVVGNGVDRGEEPTQVVSGLSRDGIPTAALKAYSRAQQVMAKVDPACQLPWTLVAAIGRVESNHGRFGGNALTTDGVARPGIFGPRLDGSSTARITDSDAGRLDGDGAFDRAVGPMQFIPATWQAMGVDGDGDGVRNPQDIDDAAMSAAVYLCSGKTDLSQAGDLTQAVLRYNHSQQYVDLVLSIAKAYAGGSWIAVGNETESDDQGIDRADGKIDDPTIDAPADQNLPQAVDLPVRPPGQTRPTQTPGESRPTTTPTRKPGDSKPTTKPSTPGKPGTTKPPTSKPPTSKPSTPPSTPTTVVARLQTAAGVVVGTVGSTLAELTKAAQYCQGELTKVTITHPTQEQLQKCVTAFQTGGTAAVDQVIRGLLSALGLLGVLGGGILGS; encoded by the coding sequence ATGGCGAAGGGCAGACGCCGAGCGGCGGGGAGCGGGTGGCGTCAGGTGGCGCCGCTGGTTCCGCTGGCGTTGTTCGCGAGCGCGTTCACCGTGAGCGCGACGGACGACCCGGCGGTCGCGACGGCCGCGCTGGAGCAGACGGGTGGGAACACCCCCGTCGTGGTCCCCAAGCAGCAGATCAAGGACCCGGCCAACATTCCCGTCCCCGGTGTCGTCGGCAACGGCGTGGACCGCGGCGAGGAGCCGACCCAGGTGGTGTCCGGGCTCTCCCGCGACGGCATCCCGACCGCGGCGCTGAAGGCGTACTCGCGGGCCCAGCAGGTGATGGCCAAGGTGGATCCGGCCTGTCAGCTGCCGTGGACCCTGGTCGCGGCGATCGGCCGCGTCGAGTCGAACCACGGTCGCTTCGGCGGCAACGCGCTGACCACCGACGGCGTCGCGCGACCGGGGATCTTCGGGCCCCGGCTGGACGGGTCGAGCACGGCTCGGATCACCGACTCGGACGCCGGCCGGCTGGACGGTGACGGCGCGTTCGACCGTGCGGTCGGCCCGATGCAGTTCATCCCGGCCACCTGGCAGGCGATGGGCGTCGACGGCGACGGTGACGGCGTCCGGAACCCGCAGGACATCGACGACGCGGCGATGTCGGCCGCCGTCTACCTGTGCTCCGGCAAGACCGACCTCTCCCAGGCCGGCGACCTCACCCAGGCCGTGCTGCGGTACAACCACTCCCAGCAGTACGTCGACCTGGTGCTGAGCATCGCCAAGGCGTACGCGGGTGGCAGCTGGATCGCGGTCGGCAACGAGACCGAGAGCGACGACCAGGGCATCGACCGGGCCGACGGCAAGATCGACGACCCGACCATCGACGCCCCCGCCGATCAGAACCTGCCGCAGGCCGTCGACCTGCCGGTCCGCCCGCCGGGCCAGACCCGGCCGACGCAGACGCCGGGTGAGAGCAGGCCGACCACGACGCCGACGCGGAAGCCGGGCGACAGCAAGCCGACGACCAAGCCGTCCACACCGGGCAAGCCGGGGACGACGAAGCCGCCGACGAGCAAGCCCCCGACCAGCAAGCCGTCGACGCCGCCGAGCACCCCGACCACCGTGGTGGCGAGATTGCAGACCGCGGCCGGCGTGGTCGTCGGGACGGTCGGCAGCACGCTCGCCGAGCTCACCAAGGCCGCGCAGTACTGCCAGGGCGAGCTGACCAAGGTCACCATCACGCACCCGACGCAGGAGCAGCTGCAGAAGTGCGTGACCGCCTTCCAGACCGGCGGGACCGCCGCGGTCGACCAGGTGATCCGCGGCCTGCTGTCCGCGCTCGGCCTGCTCGGCGTTCTCGGTGGAGGCATCCTCGGGAGCTGA
- a CDS encoding LLM class F420-dependent oxidoreductase: MTTRFGIFVPQGWKMDLAGIADPVEQWEAMTDVAKRADEGSWDSIWLFDHFHTVPEPSDNTTFECWSATAALARDTERVNIGQMVGCNGYRNPALYAKIASTVDVASHGRLYAGIGAGWYEHEWKAYGYEWTDIPERMAAFREATEIIHKMWTEDKPVYNGKHYSIDAPINEPKGVRKPHPSFWIGGGGPKVTLKLVAQYGDAANIGGGNPEVIKEKCDILREHCRKVGRDYDEIIKSTNFNIFPIDKGDDPQKATEKALGPMNRERFDRDNLIATEDEIADKVEAALEAGADYVIFYVPGVAYDLDLVDRAEQIAKRFA, encoded by the coding sequence ATGACCACACGTTTCGGGATTTTTGTGCCGCAGGGCTGGAAGATGGACCTCGCCGGGATCGCCGACCCGGTCGAGCAGTGGGAGGCGATGACGGACGTCGCCAAGCGCGCGGACGAGGGGTCCTGGGACTCGATCTGGCTGTTCGACCACTTCCACACGGTGCCGGAGCCGAGCGACAACACCACGTTCGAGTGCTGGTCCGCCACGGCGGCGCTGGCCCGCGACACCGAGCGGGTGAACATCGGCCAGATGGTCGGCTGCAACGGGTACCGCAACCCCGCGCTGTACGCGAAGATCGCCTCCACCGTCGACGTCGCCAGCCACGGCCGCCTGTACGCCGGGATCGGCGCCGGCTGGTACGAGCACGAGTGGAAGGCGTACGGCTACGAGTGGACCGACATCCCGGAGCGGATGGCCGCCTTCCGGGAGGCCACCGAGATCATCCACAAGATGTGGACCGAGGACAAGCCGGTCTACAACGGCAAGCACTACTCGATCGACGCGCCGATCAACGAGCCCAAGGGCGTCCGCAAGCCGCACCCGAGCTTCTGGATCGGCGGCGGTGGCCCGAAGGTCACGCTGAAGCTGGTCGCGCAGTACGGTGACGCCGCGAATATCGGCGGTGGCAACCCCGAGGTGATCAAGGAGAAATGCGACATCCTCCGGGAGCACTGCCGCAAGGTCGGCCGGGACTACGACGAGATCATCAAGTCGACCAACTTCAACATCTTCCCGATCGACAAGGGCGACGACCCGCAGAAGGCGACCGAGAAGGCGCTCGGCCCGATGAACCGGGAGCGGTTCGACCGGGACAACCTGATCGCCACCGAGGACGAGATCGCCGACAAGGTGGAGGCCGCGCTGGAGGCCGGCGCCGACTACGTCATCTTCTACGTTCCGGGTGTCGCCTACGACCTCGACCTGGTCGACCGGGCCGAGCAGATCGCCAAGCGCTTCGCCTGA
- a CDS encoding S8 family serine peptidase, whose protein sequence is MPLSRRATSMFSAVIAAAVLTATQALAVPPSGGAGSPSGTTGPGGAADTPGGSTHRITLITGDVAELTSTANGQRSARLVGGGSYYFGDFDGELTVVPTAAYQLFTEGRLDRRLFNLTDLVAQGYDDARTAKLPLLLTGQAAPRTPANATTRSTLSKVGTTAIAVEKSQAKQFWEGIRSAPTLRSTGADKIWLDGRTRATLDRSTRQIGAPTAWKSGYDGRGVKVAVLDTGYDANHPDLKQRVSAAKSFVPEQEVQDRHGHGTHTASIVAGLGTASGGQRKGVAPGADLLVGKVLDDNGIGMDSEAIAGMEWAVEQGAKVVNLSLGGFPTDGTDPMSEAVNRLSQSSGALFVIAAGNFGVEEGIGTPGAATEALTVGAVDRDDKLAAFSSRGPRQGDGALKPEVTAPGVDIAAARAAGTEEGFKLGEYYTSMSGTSMATPHVAGAAAILAQRHPDWSGSQLKAALAATAIPSKTATTSQQGLGRIDIPRALDPKILPDTANLFFGDLSWTGSEAPAPVSRKVAYRNNSRTAQTLDLSVRATSPGAVDAAVTVTPKKLTVPPGGTATAIVHLDVAKTKPARYAGELVARAGGTEYRTGLGFAAGGRLNQVTVKAIGRDGRPAAATPLTNSGVQLWNLDTGDVTAVTFDPNGSRVLDVPTGRYSVMAYVMGGDEAGWTNKVSLLGDPETRIEADRTITFDARKAHPVTVRTPQRADAASIGIAWHRKAGDRQAVSGFGFSGDVANGVFVQDFGKVKDGTFQLVQRWDLAQPMITVDVTGPGGFRLPTPRGGTFRKTYVGNEKLELVDAGDGTAEELKGVAGKIALIRWRDYDQTFGQVEAAKNAGAKVVLLHNDQPGFWSDAAETGIPVYLLRQTEGAKLLGLLEQRPVTLQLTGLQDSTYRYELAAGPQQVKGGLTYDFARMRPAAVTTNYHGNDAWFLHVDQRSAYLPGLSTGLTSTRDVTGPVARTDYLASDVSGVTWNEKTAAGEWNESGFEYSVGRGYRPNERVTRDWWAPITRPAIPDLTGGETEGLPVARFENAIRVAIPQHVSGDRSVYGWSDSRGDVTDLKLSSNGKELGRKDWSVAQFPVPAGTAWYDLSLDVRRAPDTWAKTSTASHTEWRFRSGTAKSRDVLPLVQVDYRLTGNRLELRPGYQPGARGVGLFRTTAELSYDGKTWHRLPTWGLFGPVTATVPTAPAGATAVHLRVASTDAIGNKIVQTIENPWPVR, encoded by the coding sequence ATGCCTTTGTCACGACGCGCGACCAGCATGTTCTCCGCGGTGATCGCCGCCGCGGTTCTGACCGCCACGCAAGCGCTGGCGGTCCCCCCGTCCGGTGGTGCCGGCTCCCCGTCCGGCACCACCGGGCCGGGCGGGGCAGCGGATACCCCGGGCGGTTCGACGCACCGGATCACGCTGATCACCGGCGACGTCGCCGAACTCACCAGTACCGCGAACGGCCAACGGTCTGCCCGGCTGGTCGGCGGCGGCAGTTACTACTTCGGGGACTTTGACGGCGAACTGACCGTCGTCCCGACCGCGGCGTACCAGCTGTTCACCGAGGGCCGGCTCGACCGGCGGCTGTTCAACCTCACCGATTTGGTTGCCCAGGGCTACGACGATGCCCGGACCGCGAAGCTGCCGTTGCTGCTGACCGGCCAGGCCGCGCCGCGGACCCCGGCGAACGCGACCACCCGGAGCACGCTGAGCAAGGTCGGGACCACCGCGATCGCGGTCGAGAAGTCCCAGGCGAAGCAGTTCTGGGAGGGCATCCGCTCCGCGCCGACGTTGCGCAGTACGGGCGCCGACAAGATCTGGCTGGACGGCCGGACCCGCGCCACCTTGGACCGCTCCACCCGGCAGATCGGCGCCCCGACGGCGTGGAAGTCCGGGTACGACGGCCGCGGCGTCAAGGTGGCTGTGCTCGACACCGGGTACGACGCGAACCACCCGGACCTGAAGCAGCGGGTGAGCGCGGCGAAGAGCTTCGTCCCGGAGCAGGAGGTCCAGGACCGGCACGGTCACGGCACCCACACCGCGTCGATCGTGGCCGGTCTCGGCACGGCGTCCGGTGGTCAGCGCAAGGGCGTCGCCCCGGGCGCGGACCTGCTGGTCGGCAAGGTCCTCGACGACAACGGAATCGGTATGGACTCCGAGGCGATCGCCGGGATGGAGTGGGCCGTCGAGCAGGGCGCCAAGGTGGTCAACCTGAGCCTCGGCGGGTTTCCGACCGACGGCACCGACCCGATGAGCGAGGCCGTCAACCGGCTGTCGCAGTCCAGCGGTGCCCTGTTCGTCATCGCCGCCGGCAACTTCGGGGTCGAGGAAGGCATCGGGACGCCCGGCGCGGCCACCGAGGCGCTGACCGTCGGCGCCGTGGATCGCGACGACAAGCTGGCCGCGTTCTCCAGCCGCGGCCCCCGCCAAGGTGACGGTGCGCTGAAGCCCGAGGTGACCGCGCCCGGCGTCGACATCGCGGCAGCCCGGGCAGCCGGGACCGAGGAGGGGTTCAAGCTCGGCGAGTACTACACCTCGATGAGCGGCACGTCGATGGCGACGCCGCACGTCGCCGGGGCGGCCGCGATCCTCGCCCAGCGGCACCCGGACTGGTCCGGGTCACAGCTGAAGGCCGCGCTCGCCGCAACCGCGATCCCGAGCAAGACGGCGACCACTTCGCAGCAAGGACTCGGCCGGATCGACATCCCGCGCGCGCTCGACCCGAAGATCCTGCCCGACACCGCGAACCTGTTCTTCGGCGACCTGTCCTGGACCGGCTCGGAAGCGCCCGCCCCGGTCAGCCGTAAGGTTGCCTATCGCAACAACTCGCGGACCGCACAGACCCTCGACCTGTCCGTCCGCGCCACCTCGCCGGGCGCCGTGGACGCGGCCGTCACGGTCACCCCGAAGAAGCTGACCGTCCCGCCGGGCGGGACCGCGACCGCGATCGTCCACCTCGACGTCGCGAAGACCAAGCCGGCCAGGTACGCCGGGGAGCTGGTCGCCCGCGCCGGCGGCACGGAGTACCGGACCGGACTCGGTTTCGCGGCCGGCGGACGGCTGAACCAGGTCACCGTCAAGGCGATCGGCCGGGACGGCCGGCCCGCGGCGGCGACCCCGCTCACCAACAGCGGGGTGCAGCTGTGGAACCTCGACACCGGTGACGTCACCGCGGTGACCTTCGACCCGAACGGCAGCCGGGTCCTCGACGTGCCCACCGGGCGGTACAGCGTGATGGCGTACGTGATGGGCGGCGACGAGGCCGGCTGGACGAACAAGGTGAGCCTGCTCGGCGACCCGGAGACCCGGATCGAGGCGGACCGGACGATCACCTTCGACGCCCGGAAGGCGCACCCGGTGACCGTCCGGACCCCGCAACGCGCGGACGCCGCGAGTATCGGGATCGCGTGGCATCGCAAGGCCGGTGATCGGCAGGCGGTGTCCGGGTTCGGCTTCAGCGGCGACGTCGCGAACGGCGTGTTCGTGCAGGACTTCGGCAAGGTGAAGGACGGCACGTTCCAGCTGGTGCAGCGGTGGGACCTGGCTCAGCCGATGATCACCGTCGACGTGACCGGACCGGGCGGATTCCGGCTGCCGACTCCGCGTGGCGGCACGTTCCGCAAGACGTACGTGGGCAACGAGAAGCTCGAGCTGGTCGACGCCGGGGACGGGACCGCGGAGGAGCTGAAGGGTGTCGCCGGCAAGATCGCGCTGATCCGCTGGCGGGACTACGACCAGACCTTCGGCCAGGTGGAAGCCGCCAAGAACGCCGGCGCGAAGGTGGTCCTGCTGCACAACGACCAGCCGGGCTTCTGGAGCGACGCGGCCGAGACCGGGATCCCGGTGTACCTGCTCCGCCAGACCGAAGGCGCCAAGCTGCTCGGCCTGCTCGAGCAACGACCGGTGACGCTGCAACTGACCGGGTTGCAGGACAGCACCTACCGGTACGAGCTGGCCGCTGGTCCGCAGCAGGTCAAGGGCGGGCTCACGTACGACTTCGCCCGGATGCGGCCGGCCGCGGTGACCACCAACTACCACGGCAACGACGCGTGGTTCCTGCACGTCGACCAGCGGTCCGCGTACCTGCCCGGGCTCTCGACCGGGCTCACCTCCACCCGGGACGTGACCGGTCCGGTGGCGCGGACCGACTACCTGGCCAGCGACGTGTCCGGGGTGACCTGGAATGAGAAGACGGCCGCCGGGGAGTGGAACGAGTCCGGCTTCGAGTACTCCGTGGGCCGTGGCTACCGCCCGAACGAGCGGGTCACCCGGGACTGGTGGGCGCCGATCACGCGGCCGGCGATCCCCGACCTCACCGGCGGTGAGACCGAGGGACTGCCGGTGGCCCGGTTCGAGAACGCGATCCGGGTGGCGATCCCGCAGCACGTGAGCGGTGACCGGTCGGTGTACGGCTGGAGTGACAGCCGGGGCGACGTCACCGACCTCAAGCTGTCGAGCAACGGCAAGGAGTTGGGCCGCAAGGACTGGTCCGTCGCCCAGTTCCCGGTCCCGGCCGGGACGGCGTGGTACGACCTCAGCCTGGACGTCCGGCGCGCACCGGACACCTGGGCGAAGACCTCGACCGCGTCGCACACCGAGTGGCGGTTCCGCTCGGGGACGGCGAAGTCGCGGGACGTCCTCCCGCTCGTCCAGGTGGACTACCGGCTCACCGGCAACCGGCTGGAGCTGCGACCCGGGTACCAGCCGGGGGCTCGCGGTGTCGGTCTCTTCCGGACCACCGCGGAGCTGAGCTACGACGGCAAGACGTGGCACCGGCTGCCGACGTGGGGCCTGTTCGGTCCGGTCACCGCGACGGTGCCGACGGCCCCGGCCGGAGCGACCGCCGTCCACCTCCGGGTCGCCTCGACCGATGCCATCGGCAACAAGATCGTGCAGACGATCGAGAACCCGTGGCCGGTGCGCTGA
- a CDS encoding S8 family serine peptidase produces the protein MRTSRRVAGLVPVVAVGALLASLAAVPVTAAAPPPPPNPPTANPAHRTPGAETHRVTLITGDVAEYTSEPGGQHSARLLTGENWFLSRTDGKLTIVPPAAYGLVASGRLDQRLFNLTDLVAQGYDDARTATLPLLLTGDTAPRAPQAATTRRTLAAAGATAVSVQKSEATRFWQGLQGGNLRSTGTEKVWLDGRTHATLDRSTQQIGAPTAWRSGYDGRGVKVAVLDTGYDRNHPDLKDQVIAAKSFVPDPDVQDKHGHGTHTASTVAGLGAASQGKRKGVAPGADLLIGKVLNDNGAGLDSEAIAGMEWAVEQGAKVVSMSLGTDLPSDASDPMSQTVERLSERTGALFVVAAGNTGLEEFIGSPAAASHALTVGAVDRNDKLAAFSSRGPRYGDGAMKPEVTAPGVDIAAARAAGTNTGRNLSEYYTTMSGTSMAAPHVSGAAAILAQRHPDWTGRQLKAALVGSALSTPGTSPLAQGLGRVDVAKALAAKVVADDATVLFGDLSWTGTAPPPVTRTLTYRNPGTKPLTLDLTADVRTPAGVRPKLKVTPAGLRIAPGGSATATVTLDQAATPPGKYSGAITARSAGSTYRTGVGFTAGGKLHRITVDAVGRDGRPAPSTTGIPSGAHLWNLDTGRAELTTFDRDGRHVFEVPTGRYSLMVFVIGLGPDGTIATETLLGQPELTVNSDRALSFDARQAHRIDIRTPRRADLATVGLAWSRHNGDRFATAGWRLGTSVTDVYVQNFGKPRTGKFQILQRWDLVEPMVTVDVNGSGGFRLRTPEPAAYHLPYVGSGALGFHDGGTGEPGELDGADGKVALLRWKGIFETVNQVRAARDAGARLVLLYNETPELWSADATEVGLPAYMISRQDAHRLLGLKPATLQVTGLRNSTYRYDLAMAPEVVRNGLTYDLAKLRPAELTTTFHRNASWPTHVESRKAYLDGIPFSLESIRTVNEDHVRTDYVYADSAGIQWSEEAMGGAEGLSGRELTVPRAYRAGERVGKDWWVAITRPAVPAIAGGEADGLPAARFEDALRVAVPQHVNGNRSVYGWSDNKLDRSTLVLRSNGRELGRRDWSTAAFPVPKQTAWYDLSLDVRRAPNTWATTSIATHTEWRFRSGTTKTRAVLPLVQVDYSLETGRDNAVPAKGGSRLVLTPGYQPGASGPGFFRTTAEISYDGSSWHRLFLLPVDLRGSVGARLPAVPAGTGAVHLRVTATDLAGNRVGQQIEKAWLVEQN, from the coding sequence GTGCGAACATCACGTCGCGTCGCCGGCCTGGTCCCGGTCGTGGCCGTGGGCGCTCTGCTGGCGTCCCTGGCCGCGGTCCCCGTGACCGCGGCGGCACCACCGCCCCCACCGAACCCGCCCACGGCGAACCCGGCCCACCGTACGCCGGGGGCCGAGACACACCGGGTCACCCTGATCACCGGTGACGTCGCGGAGTACACCAGCGAACCCGGCGGGCAGCACTCCGCCCGGTTGCTGACCGGCGAGAACTGGTTCCTCAGCCGGACCGACGGCAAGCTGACGATCGTGCCGCCGGCGGCGTACGGCCTGGTCGCGTCCGGCCGGTTGGACCAGCGGCTCTTCAACCTCACCGATCTCGTTGCCCAGGGCTACGACGACGCCAGGACGGCCACCCTGCCGCTGCTGCTCACCGGCGACACGGCTCCGCGGGCTCCTCAGGCGGCGACGACCCGCCGGACCCTGGCCGCCGCCGGCGCGACGGCGGTGTCGGTCCAGAAGTCCGAGGCGACGCGGTTCTGGCAGGGGCTGCAGGGCGGCAACCTGCGGAGTACGGGCACCGAGAAGGTCTGGCTCGACGGCCGGACCCACGCCACCCTCGACCGGTCCACCCAGCAGATCGGGGCCCCGACGGCCTGGCGGTCCGGGTACGACGGCCGCGGCGTCAAGGTGGCCGTCCTCGACACCGGCTACGACCGGAATCACCCGGATCTCAAGGACCAGGTGATCGCGGCGAAGAGTTTCGTCCCGGATCCCGACGTCCAGGACAAGCACGGCCACGGTACCCACACGGCATCCACGGTCGCGGGCCTCGGCGCCGCCTCGCAGGGCAAGCGCAAGGGGGTCGCGCCGGGTGCGGACCTGCTGATCGGCAAGGTCCTGAACGACAACGGGGCCGGCCTCGACTCCGAGGCGATCGCCGGGATGGAGTGGGCCGTCGAGCAGGGCGCCAAGGTGGTCAGCATGAGCCTCGGGACCGACCTGCCGTCGGATGCGTCGGACCCGATGAGCCAGACCGTCGAGCGGCTGTCCGAGCGGACCGGAGCCCTCTTCGTCGTTGCCGCGGGCAACACCGGCCTGGAGGAATTCATCGGCAGCCCGGCCGCGGCGTCGCATGCGCTCACCGTCGGCGCCGTCGACCGGAACGACAAGCTCGCGGCCTTCTCCAGTCGCGGACCGCGGTACGGCGACGGCGCGATGAAGCCCGAGGTCACCGCCCCCGGCGTGGACATCGCCGCCGCACGGGCCGCCGGGACGAACACGGGGCGCAACCTCAGCGAGTACTACACGACGATGAGCGGTACGTCGATGGCCGCCCCGCACGTGTCCGGGGCGGCCGCGATCCTCGCGCAACGGCACCCGGACTGGACCGGCCGCCAGCTCAAGGCGGCCCTCGTCGGCTCGGCCCTCTCGACGCCGGGCACCTCACCGCTGGCCCAAGGGCTCGGCCGCGTCGACGTGGCGAAGGCCCTGGCTGCCAAGGTGGTCGCCGACGACGCGACCGTGCTCTTCGGCGACCTCTCCTGGACCGGTACGGCGCCGCCGCCCGTCACCCGGACCCTGACCTACCGCAACCCAGGGACGAAGCCGCTCACCCTCGACCTGACCGCCGACGTCCGCACCCCGGCCGGTGTCCGGCCGAAGCTCAAGGTGACCCCGGCCGGCCTCCGGATCGCGCCGGGCGGCTCCGCGACGGCCACCGTCACCCTCGACCAGGCCGCCACCCCGCCGGGCAAGTACTCCGGCGCGATCACCGCGCGGTCCGCCGGGTCGACGTACCGGACCGGGGTCGGCTTCACCGCGGGCGGCAAGCTGCACCGGATCACGGTCGACGCCGTCGGCCGGGACGGCAGGCCCGCTCCCTCGACGACGGGCATCCCCAGCGGGGCGCACCTGTGGAACCTGGATACCGGCCGGGCCGAGCTGACCACGTTCGATCGGGACGGCCGGCACGTGTTCGAGGTACCGACCGGCCGGTACAGCCTGATGGTGTTCGTGATCGGCCTCGGCCCCGACGGGACGATCGCGACCGAGACTCTGCTCGGTCAGCCGGAACTCACCGTGAACTCGGACCGCGCGCTGTCCTTCGACGCCCGGCAGGCCCACCGGATCGACATCCGGACCCCGCGTCGTGCCGATCTCGCCACTGTCGGGCTCGCCTGGAGCCGGCACAACGGGGACCGGTTCGCGACGGCGGGCTGGCGGCTCGGGACCAGCGTGACCGATGTGTACGTCCAGAACTTCGGCAAGCCCAGGACCGGCAAGTTCCAGATCCTGCAGCGCTGGGACCTGGTCGAGCCGATGGTCACCGTCGACGTGAACGGCTCCGGTGGCTTCCGGCTCCGGACGCCCGAGCCCGCGGCGTACCACCTCCCGTACGTCGGATCCGGGGCGCTCGGGTTCCACGATGGCGGTACCGGGGAGCCGGGTGAGCTGGACGGCGCGGACGGCAAGGTCGCGCTGCTGCGGTGGAAGGGCATCTTCGAGACCGTCAACCAGGTCCGCGCCGCCCGCGACGCCGGGGCCAGGCTGGTGCTGCTCTACAACGAGACACCTGAACTGTGGTCCGCCGACGCCACCGAGGTCGGGCTCCCGGCGTACATGATCAGCCGCCAGGACGCGCATCGGCTGCTCGGGCTGAAGCCGGCGACGCTGCAGGTGACCGGACTGCGGAACAGCACCTACCGGTACGACCTGGCGATGGCGCCGGAGGTGGTCCGGAACGGGCTGACCTACGACCTGGCGAAGCTGCGGCCGGCGGAGCTCACCACCACCTTCCACCGGAACGCGAGCTGGCCGACCCATGTCGAGAGCCGGAAGGCGTACCTGGACGGCATCCCGTTCAGCCTGGAGTCGATCCGCACGGTGAACGAGGACCACGTCCGCACCGACTACGTCTACGCCGACAGCGCGGGCATCCAGTGGTCCGAGGAGGCGATGGGTGGAGCGGAAGGTCTGAGCGGCCGCGAGCTGACCGTCCCCCGGGCCTACCGGGCCGGTGAGCGCGTCGGCAAGGACTGGTGGGTCGCGATCACCCGGCCCGCGGTCCCCGCGATCGCGGGTGGCGAGGCGGACGGCCTGCCGGCGGCCCGGTTCGAGGACGCGCTCCGCGTCGCCGTCCCGCAGCACGTGAACGGAAACCGCTCGGTGTACGGCTGGAGCGACAACAAGCTCGACCGGTCGACGCTGGTCCTGCGCAGCAACGGCCGCGAGCTCGGCCGGCGGGACTGGTCGACCGCCGCGTTCCCGGTGCCGAAGCAGACCGCTTGGTACGACCTCAGCCTCGACGTCCGGCGCGCGCCGAACACCTGGGCGACCACGTCCATCGCGACGCACACCGAGTGGAGGTTCCGGTCCGGGACGACGAAGACCCGGGCGGTGCTGCCGTTGGTCCAGGTGGACTACTCGCTGGAGACCGGCCGCGACAACGCCGTCCCGGCCAAGGGCGGTAGCCGGCTCGTGCTGACACCCGGGTACCAGCCGGGTGCGTCCGGGCCCGGGTTCTTCCGGACCACGGCTGAGATCTCGTACGACGGGTCGTCGTGGCACCGGTTGTTCCTGCTGCCGGTGGACCTGCGCGGCTCGGTCGGCGCCCGGCTGCCCGCGGTTCCGGCCGGGACCGGCGCCGTGCACCTTCGGGTGACCGCCACCGACCTGGCCGGCAACCGGGTCGGCCAGCAGATCGAGAAGGCCTGGCTGGTGGAGCAGAACTAG
- the hemL gene encoding glutamate-1-semialdehyde 2,1-aminomutase: MAAVSDHTARSAALFDQATAVTPGGVNSPVRAFRAVGGVPRFMASGDGCHITDVDGNTYLDLVCSWGPMLLGHAHPEVTAAVQAAVARGTSYGTPTEAEVLLAEEIVARTPVEKVRLVSSGTEATMSALRLARGFTGRAKIVKFAGCYHGHVDALLAQAGSGVVTLGIPGTPGVTEATTADTIVLPYNDQAAVTDAFARYGHQIAAVITEASPGNMGVVPPQDGFNAFLAGICRANGALFISDEVMTGFRITRSGWYGVDGVAPDLMTFGKVMGGGFPAAAFGGRAEIMAHLAPEGSVYQAGTLSGNPVATTAGLTTLRLATDEVYAKLDETSATIQRLVGTALDKEGVPYVIQAAGNLFSVFFVDSTEGPRPIRDFAGASAQVLPRFAAFFHAMLKSGVYLPPSAFEAWFVSAAIDDAALERLEKALGSAAVAAAAGQH, translated from the coding sequence ATGGCGGCCGTGTCCGACCACACCGCTCGTTCCGCCGCTCTGTTCGATCAGGCCACCGCAGTCACGCCTGGCGGGGTGAATTCGCCGGTCCGCGCGTTCCGCGCCGTCGGCGGGGTACCGCGCTTCATGGCCTCCGGTGACGGATGTCACATCACCGATGTCGACGGCAACACCTATCTCGACCTCGTCTGTTCGTGGGGACCGATGTTGCTCGGCCACGCCCATCCCGAGGTGACGGCCGCCGTCCAGGCCGCGGTCGCCCGCGGCACGTCGTACGGGACGCCGACCGAGGCCGAGGTGTTGCTGGCCGAGGAGATCGTGGCCCGGACCCCGGTCGAGAAGGTGCGGCTGGTGTCGTCCGGGACCGAGGCGACGATGTCCGCGCTCCGGCTGGCCCGCGGCTTCACCGGCCGGGCCAAGATCGTGAAGTTCGCCGGCTGCTACCACGGTCACGTGGACGCGCTGCTGGCCCAGGCCGGCTCCGGTGTCGTCACCCTCGGGATCCCGGGCACGCCGGGAGTCACCGAGGCGACCACCGCCGACACGATCGTGCTGCCGTACAACGACCAGGCCGCCGTCACCGACGCGTTCGCCCGGTACGGCCACCAGATCGCGGCCGTGATCACCGAGGCCTCGCCCGGGAACATGGGCGTCGTTCCGCCGCAGGACGGCTTCAACGCGTTCCTGGCCGGGATCTGCCGGGCCAACGGCGCGCTGTTCATCTCCGACGAGGTGATGACCGGCTTCCGGATCACCCGGTCCGGCTGGTACGGCGTGGACGGGGTCGCGCCCGACCTGATGACGTTCGGCAAGGTGATGGGCGGCGGGTTCCCGGCGGCGGCGTTCGGCGGCCGGGCCGAGATCATGGCGCACCTGGCCCCGGAGGGCTCGGTCTACCAGGCCGGCACCCTGTCCGGGAACCCGGTCGCCACCACGGCCGGCCTGACCACGCTGCGGCTGGCCACCGACGAGGTGTACGCCAAGCTCGACGAGACCTCGGCCACCATCCAGCGGCTGGTCGGGACCGCGCTGGACAAGGAAGGTGTGCCGTACGTCATCCAGGCCGCCGGGAACCTCTTCAGCGTCTTCTTCGTGGACTCCACGGAGGGACCGCGCCCGATCCGGGACTTCGCCGGGGCGAGCGCCCAGGTGCTGCCCCGGTTCGCCGCGTTCTTCCATGCCATGCTGAAGTCCGGCGTCTACCTGCCGCCGAGCGCGTTCGAGGCCTGGTTCGTCAGTGCCGCGATCGACGACGCGGCACTGGAACGGCTCGAGAAGGCACTCGGCTCGGCGGCGGTCGCCGCGGCGGCCGGACAACACTGA